The Methanothrix soehngenii GP6 genome has a window encoding:
- a CDS encoding 4Fe-4S binding protein, with the protein MEIKAGKLVDPCSTRITKTGAWRTFVPVVDHKACIKCSLCAIYCPEGCIHQVDGQFVPDLDYCKGCSVCANECPRMAITMVLEDK; encoded by the coding sequence ATGGAAATTAAGGCTGGTAAACTGGTAGATCCGTGCAGCACCAGAATAACGAAGACCGGTGCCTGGCGGACTTTTGTGCCCGTTGTCGATCATAAGGCATGTATAAAATGCAGCCTCTGTGCGATCTACTGTCCAGAGGGCTGCATCCACCAGGTAGATGGGCAGTTTGTCCCTGACCTGGATTACTGCAAAGGCTGCAGCGTGTGTGCCAATGAATGCCCACGCATGGCGATTACCATGGTCTTGGAGGATAAGTGA
- a CDS encoding pyruvate ferredoxin oxidoreductase subunit gamma, protein MKEIRLHGRGGQGSVTAAEIIAVAAFEDKRFSQAFPAFGVERRGAPVMAFARIADKPIRVRSQIYEPDYVIVQDVTLLDVVDVASGLKPDGKIIINTDRSGEQLKLDTKAEVITIDATKIAMEVLGRPIVNTTMLGAFCGASGEVGLESLNKAISERFRGELGKKNLLAIKTAYERVS, encoded by the coding sequence TTGAAAGAGATACGATTACACGGCCGTGGAGGTCAGGGATCGGTCACGGCAGCTGAGATAATAGCCGTTGCCGCCTTTGAGGATAAGAGGTTCTCTCAGGCATTTCCTGCCTTTGGAGTAGAACGGAGGGGTGCGCCGGTTATGGCCTTTGCCCGAATAGCCGATAAACCCATCCGAGTGAGGAGCCAGATATACGAACCAGACTATGTCATCGTCCAGGACGTGACCCTTTTGGACGTGGTCGATGTGGCCAGTGGACTCAAACCGGACGGCAAGATAATAATCAACACCGACCGTTCAGGTGAGCAGCTCAAGCTTGACACAAAGGCCGAGGTCATCACCATCGATGCCACCAAGATCGCCATGGAGGTTTTGGGAAGGCCCATTGTGAACACCACAATGCTGGGCGCATTCTGCGGTGCCAGCGGAGAGGTGGGGCTGGAGAGCCTGAACAAAGCCATATCCGAGCGTTTCCGGGGAGAATTGGGGAAGAAAAACCTGCTGGCCATTAAAACAGCCTACGAGAGGGTTTCTTGA
- a CDS encoding glycosyltransferase family 2 protein → MELISVIVLNYNGKGFLDGCLSSLASQTYSDFEVIVVDNGSRDGSPEYVKENYPWVRLAKNDENLGFAGGTNVGIRAAKGEFVITLNNDSRADSRFIEELIKPMADPEVGVCAAKMLFPDGRINSAGICISRSGAAWDRGMFEPDRGQYEFVEEVFGACAGAALYRREMLDEIGLFDEDFFLYLEDVDLAFRARLAGWKCLYVPGARVIHHHGGTAGVGSDLAVYYGNRNIVWYPIKDFPFRLLITSLPFIVARNLAVIPYYALRGQGGVILKSKLDALKGVVKMMEKRKDVVCRADYSQIKRFVEIWGRMKGH, encoded by the coding sequence ATGGAATTGATTAGCGTAATCGTGCTGAATTATAATGGCAAAGGATTCTTGGATGGCTGCCTCTCCTCCCTTGCCTCCCAGACCTATTCAGATTTTGAAGTGATAGTGGTGGATAATGGATCGAGGGACGGCAGTCCTGAGTATGTTAAGGAAAATTATCCCTGGGTCAGGCTGGCCAAAAACGATGAGAACCTGGGGTTTGCCGGTGGAACCAATGTCGGAATAAGGGCAGCGAAAGGGGAATTCGTCATCACCCTGAACAACGATTCCAGGGCGGACAGCCGATTCATAGAGGAGCTGATCAAGCCCATGGCCGATCCCGAGGTCGGAGTCTGTGCTGCAAAGATGCTGTTTCCCGATGGGCGCATCAACTCTGCCGGGATATGCATCTCCAGGAGCGGAGCTGCCTGGGACCGGGGGATGTTCGAGCCGGATCGAGGGCAGTATGAATTCGTGGAAGAGGTATTTGGAGCCTGTGCGGGAGCGGCGCTCTACAGAAGGGAGATGCTGGATGAGATCGGTCTTTTCGATGAGGATTTCTTTCTATACCTGGAGGATGTGGATCTGGCCTTTCGGGCCCGTCTGGCCGGCTGGAAGTGCTTATATGTGCCTGGTGCCAGGGTAATTCACCACCATGGAGGAACTGCCGGAGTGGGATCGGATCTGGCCGTCTATTATGGCAACAGGAATATTGTATGGTATCCGATCAAGGATTTTCCGTTCAGGCTTCTGATCACCTCTCTGCCTTTTATAGTGGCCAGAAATTTGGCAGTTATCCCCTACTATGCTCTGCGCGGCCAGGGTGGGGTCATCCTTAAATCGAAGCTCGATGCTCTGAAGGGCGTCGTAAAGATGATGGAAAAGCGAAAGGATGTCGTGTGCCGGGCAGATTATTCCCAGATCAAGAGATTCGTTGAGATCTGGGGCAGGATGAAGGGGCATTAG
- a CDS encoding DUF2299 domain-containing protein: MFGIELRPGLYRRTYSRKRCPSESLYYQIAAEYPARSGRHLSIIQPQGHEDMVVIFSRIMLADVHQKAIMHLLPQQKERLMWQIRYDLLFRQSSFEIEPAGEDMRSIRFTREIYYDGLTKDRLMEAIRENFKCELYVVWKFQELFGEGSAAKDSKPPEPMYI; encoded by the coding sequence ATGTTCGGGATCGAATTAAGACCTGGCTTGTACAGGAGGACATATTCAAGGAAGAGGTGCCCCAGCGAGAGCCTATACTATCAGATCGCTGCTGAATATCCTGCCCGGTCAGGCAGGCATTTGAGCATCATTCAGCCCCAGGGCCACGAGGATATGGTTGTGATCTTCAGCCGGATAATGCTGGCTGATGTCCATCAAAAGGCCATCATGCATCTTTTGCCTCAGCAGAAAGAGAGGCTCATGTGGCAGATACGCTACGACCTCCTGTTCCGCCAGTCCAGCTTCGAGATCGAGCCTGCAGGAGAGGATATGCGGAGCATTCGTTTCACCCGGGAGATCTACTACGACGGCCTGACCAAGGACAGGCTGATGGAAGCGATAAGAGAGAACTTCAAGTGTGAGCTTTACGTGGTCTGGAAATTCCAGGAGCTGTTTGGCGAGGGATCAGCAGCAAAGGACTCAAAGCCGCCTGAACCGATGTATATCTAG
- a CDS encoding IS110 family RNA-guided transposase, with protein MIICPYQAETYMKKRRERVCGADVHKDLIVATITGDEVPSIRENFGTTKSELDRFRNWLADNKCEQVAFEATGVYWIPIYDVLSRTIDTIVANPLQIKSIPNDKSDSKDSKRIATLCLNNQIKRSRVFSDEDRELRNLTRARSGYVKTRTQFKNRIHKYLSSNGIKLSSSMDDIFCKSGTHIIRGLAEDKPVEEILKGIPSGKIRKKQDEIRSALANELSETNRMLISDSLEIMDNVESKIEKTSLNILKKIQNKSKDLAIVMSIPGIAFISGSVILSEIGNYRDFQTPEQLAKWCGLNPGENESAGKKRKCGITKRGSKYIRVVLVEAAQTIANMKNTGLSRFYKRLSKKKEHNVAIVAVARKLICLIYHLLINQEFYQEVDCRKRKKGRNESCHEPSLKDEHLTDKVAAIVDAFYGMSDSSRKKALLRALEDISVNKPDQKRSSDGGG; from the coding sequence ATGATCATCTGCCCATATCAGGCAGAGACATATATGAAAAAACGAAGAGAAAGAGTTTGCGGTGCAGATGTCCATAAAGATCTGATCGTTGCCACAATAACTGGCGACGAAGTGCCGTCGATTCGAGAGAATTTTGGGACAACAAAATCCGAGCTTGATAGATTCAGAAACTGGCTTGCAGACAACAAATGCGAACAGGTTGCATTTGAAGCTACAGGAGTCTATTGGATCCCGATTTATGATGTTCTGAGCCGAACCATAGATACCATTGTTGCCAATCCGCTGCAGATAAAGTCCATTCCAAACGATAAATCAGATTCAAAAGATTCAAAGCGTATTGCAACTCTGTGCTTGAATAATCAAATCAAGAGATCTCGGGTTTTTTCCGATGAAGACCGAGAGCTCAGGAACCTAACGCGAGCCAGGTCAGGATATGTCAAGACACGAACTCAGTTCAAGAATCGGATACACAAATATCTCTCATCAAACGGCATTAAACTCAGCTCTTCTATGGACGACATATTCTGCAAATCAGGAACACATATCATAAGAGGTCTGGCTGAAGACAAGCCCGTCGAAGAGATCCTGAAAGGCATACCCTCCGGAAAGATCAGGAAAAAGCAAGACGAGATCAGATCAGCACTTGCCAATGAACTGAGCGAGACAAATCGAATGCTGATCAGCGATTCTCTTGAAATCATGGACAATGTCGAATCCAAAATAGAGAAGACAAGCCTAAACATTCTGAAAAAGATTCAAAATAAGAGCAAGGATCTGGCTATCGTTATGTCCATTCCTGGAATCGCATTTATCTCAGGTTCGGTCATCCTGTCAGAGATCGGAAATTACAGAGATTTTCAGACCCCTGAACAGCTGGCGAAATGGTGTGGCCTCAATCCTGGAGAAAATGAATCTGCCGGCAAAAAGAGGAAATGCGGGATCACAAAGCGCGGTTCCAAGTATATCCGAGTTGTACTTGTCGAGGCTGCCCAGACAATAGCTAATATGAAAAATACAGGGCTGTCCAGATTCTACAAGAGGCTGAGCAAAAAGAAGGAGCACAATGTGGCAATCGTTGCCGTAGCCAGGAAACTCATCTGTCTGATTTATCATCTTCTGATCAACCAGGAGTTCTATCAAGAGGTTGATTGCAGAAAGAGGAAAAAAGGTCGAAATGAGTCCTGCCATGAACCTTCTTTGAAGGATGAGCATCTGACGGATAAGGTAGCTGCAATTGTAGATGCCTTTTATGGAATGAGCGATAGTAGCCGGAAGAAGGCTCTCTTGCGAGCGCTTGAAGATATTTCTGTGAACAAGCCCGACCAGAAAAGGTCATCTGATGGAGGTGGATAG
- a CDS encoding transketolase C-terminal domain-containing protein, protein MSKGSDSSMPQNTANMRVVEGSYAVAHAVMCCRPDVISAYPITPQTHIVENLSQLVADGELDSAFLTVDSEFSALSLLVGSTACGGRGYSSTTSQGLALMYEVLYNVSGMRLPIVMTVANRAIGAPLNIWNDQQDSIGARDVGWLQIYVENVQEAVDATLQAYKIAEDPEIRTPIMVCMDGFILTHVYEPVELLDKEKAREFLPDFKPANILDPNNPLTFGAFADPSTYTEFRYQQFEAHQKALEKIEQVARDFEKAFGRYYGGLIDSYYADDAEVVLVTLGSVIGTVKDAIDELRAEGLKVGLIKIRCYRPFPVAALRKALSGAKVIAVLEKDVAIGSEAGLLTDLKAAFYNTQIRTPIIGFAAGLGGRDITLKDIRKIVEKALAAEKGIECEFEFLDLRKEIL, encoded by the coding sequence ATGAGCAAAGGAAGCGATAGCAGTATGCCCCAGAATACTGCAAATATGAGAGTGGTTGAGGGCTCCTATGCAGTGGCCCATGCGGTCATGTGTTGCCGGCCGGATGTGATCTCCGCCTATCCCATTACCCCTCAGACCCATATTGTGGAAAACCTCTCCCAGTTGGTGGCTGATGGCGAGCTGGACAGCGCATTCCTGACGGTTGACTCCGAGTTCTCGGCGCTCTCCCTCCTGGTCGGCTCCACCGCATGCGGCGGCAGAGGCTACTCCTCGACCACCAGCCAGGGATTGGCTCTGATGTACGAGGTCCTCTACAACGTCTCAGGCATGAGGCTTCCCATTGTGATGACCGTGGCCAACCGCGCCATTGGGGCTCCCCTGAACATCTGGAACGACCAGCAGGATTCCATTGGCGCTCGCGACGTGGGATGGCTGCAGATCTATGTGGAGAATGTGCAGGAAGCAGTGGATGCCACCCTTCAGGCCTATAAGATCGCCGAAGATCCGGAGATCCGAACTCCGATCATGGTCTGCATGGACGGGTTCATCCTCACCCATGTCTACGAGCCGGTGGAGCTCCTGGACAAAGAGAAGGCAAGGGAATTTCTGCCTGATTTCAAGCCGGCAAACATCCTGGACCCGAACAATCCCCTTACCTTTGGAGCCTTCGCCGATCCATCCACCTATACGGAGTTCCGCTATCAGCAGTTCGAGGCCCATCAAAAGGCGCTGGAAAAGATAGAGCAGGTGGCCAGGGACTTCGAGAAGGCCTTTGGCCGATATTACGGTGGGCTCATAGACAGCTATTACGCCGATGATGCAGAGGTGGTTTTAGTCACTTTGGGCTCAGTCATCGGCACCGTCAAGGATGCCATCGATGAATTGAGGGCGGAGGGCCTCAAGGTGGGCCTGATCAAGATCAGATGCTATCGGCCTTTCCCGGTTGCAGCCCTGCGCAAGGCCCTGTCCGGCGCCAAGGTGATCGCGGTGTTGGAGAAGGACGTCGCCATAGGAAGCGAGGCTGGTCTGCTGACGGATCTCAAGGCAGCATTCTATAACACCCAGATCAGAACGCCTATTATCGGCTTTGCCGCCGGTCTGGGAGGCCGGGACATCACTCTCAAGGACATAAGAAAGATAGTAGAGAAAGCCCTTGCCGCCGAGAAGGGAATCGAGTGCGAGTTCGAGTTCCTGGATCTGAGAAAGGAGATTCTTTAG
- a CDS encoding ABC transporter ATP-binding protein, with the protein MSLPLAEINKGLDKLNLVKGGIGRGTNGNAIVVEGISKNFRIPKEKKLTVFEHLAGLVGRGTSSYDEFMALQDVSFAVKHGETFGVIGPNGCGKSTLLKVLAGVLYPDSGRVEINGKIAPFLELGVGFQPELSARDNVYLYGAIMGLTHKEVDQRYDEIMEFSELQRFENMKLRNFSSGMYVRLAFATAIQTNPDVMLVDEVLSVGDESFQKKCSDKIDEIRKAGKTILLVSHSLATVRSLCSRCMLMNRGQVVALGETEGVLAEYERMRGAGT; encoded by the coding sequence ATGTCTCTGCCTCTCGCCGAGATCAATAAGGGCCTGGATAAGTTGAACCTGGTGAAGGGCGGCATAGGCCGGGGGACTAACGGCAATGCAATAGTGGTGGAGGGCATCTCCAAGAATTTTAGAATACCGAAAGAGAAGAAGCTCACCGTCTTCGAGCACCTGGCCGGGCTGGTGGGGAGAGGCACCAGCTCTTATGATGAGTTCATGGCCCTGCAGGATGTCAGCTTCGCTGTAAAACATGGCGAGACCTTTGGGGTGATCGGGCCCAACGGCTGCGGCAAGAGCACTCTGCTTAAGGTTCTGGCGGGAGTTCTCTATCCGGATAGCGGCAGAGTGGAGATAAACGGAAAAATCGCGCCTTTTCTGGAATTGGGAGTTGGCTTTCAGCCGGAGCTCTCCGCCCGGGATAACGTCTACTTATACGGGGCGATAATGGGCCTGACTCATAAAGAGGTAGACCAGAGATACGATGAGATAATGGAGTTCTCTGAGCTGCAACGCTTCGAGAACATGAAGCTGCGCAACTTCTCCTCGGGGATGTATGTGCGGCTGGCCTTTGCCACTGCCATCCAGACCAATCCGGATGTCATGCTGGTGGATGAGGTCTTATCGGTGGGGGATGAGTCCTTCCAGAAGAAATGCAGCGATAAAATAGATGAGATTCGCAAAGCGGGCAAGACCATCCTCCTGGTCTCTCACTCTTTGGCCACGGTGCGTTCGCTATGCAGCCGCTGCATGCTCATGAACCGCGGCCAGGTAGTGGCCTTGGGGGAGACTGAGGGGGTCTTGGCGGAGTATGAAAGGATGAGGGGGGCCGGCACATAA
- the fhcD gene encoding formylmethanofuran--tetrahydromethanopterin N-formyltransferase, whose protein sequence is MEINGVQIDDTFAEAFPIKMARVQITAVTERWALEAAREATGFGTSVIGCPAEAGIECLVDGRETVDGRPGVNILLCNMGFKNLENSLLMRLGQCVLTAPTAAAFSGMHDAEKQFDTGKKLSFFGDGYQKTEEMFGRNIWKILLMSGDFIIENSFGAVEGIAGGNFLILGQNQMSGLMAAEAAIDSIRKVKGAITPFPGGVVSSGSKVGSKYKFLKASTNSAFCTSLREDGVCVLAEDVSCVFEIVINGVDREAIENAMRAGIHAACQVPGILKITAANYEGKLGIHHFPLHSVLE, encoded by the coding sequence ATGGAGATCAATGGTGTGCAAATTGATGATACCTTTGCTGAAGCTTTTCCCATTAAGATGGCAAGGGTGCAGATCACAGCAGTGACAGAGAGGTGGGCACTGGAGGCGGCGAGGGAAGCCACGGGATTTGGAACCTCAGTGATTGGATGTCCTGCCGAGGCGGGCATAGAATGCCTCGTGGATGGAAGAGAGACCGTCGACGGCCGGCCTGGTGTGAACATCCTCTTATGCAACATGGGCTTCAAGAACCTGGAGAACTCATTGCTCATGAGGCTGGGCCAGTGCGTGCTCACTGCGCCCACTGCTGCTGCTTTTAGCGGCATGCATGATGCGGAAAAACAGTTTGATACCGGCAAGAAGCTGAGCTTCTTCGGGGATGGCTACCAGAAGACAGAGGAGATGTTTGGACGAAACATCTGGAAGATACTTCTCATGTCCGGCGACTTCATCATCGAGAACAGCTTTGGAGCGGTCGAAGGAATCGCTGGAGGCAATTTCCTGATACTGGGCCAGAATCAGATGTCCGGCCTGATGGCAGCCGAGGCGGCGATAGACTCCATTCGCAAGGTCAAGGGCGCTATCACCCCCTTCCCGGGAGGTGTCGTCTCCAGCGGATCGAAGGTGGGCTCAAAGTACAAGTTCCTCAAGGCCTCCACCAACTCCGCCTTCTGCACATCGCTCCGGGAGGATGGTGTCTGCGTTCTGGCGGAGGATGTCTCTTGCGTCTTTGAGATAGTGATCAATGGCGTTGACCGGGAGGCCATAGAGAACGCCATGCGGGCGGGAATCCATGCTGCCTGTCAAGTGCCTGGCATTCTGAAGATAACCGCAGCCAATTACGAGGGGAAGCTGGGCATTCATCATTTCCCGCTGCATAGCGTGCTGGAGTAG
- a CDS encoding lamin tail domain-containing protein translates to MKKQLLAGIFGIFLAITFLGTALAEEENASTTDLQIAITSANFVATSPEKENLDDEWVEITNKGSSDVNMAGWTLADAQNHTYTFPDFALAAGAKVVVHTGEGDDDTENLFWDRSTSIWNNSGDLAVLLDPEGNMVSQYPEDEA, encoded by the coding sequence ATGAAAAAACAACTACTTGCAGGGATTTTTGGCATCTTTCTTGCCATCACATTCCTCGGCACAGCCCTTGCCGAAGAGGAGAACGCCAGCACGACAGATCTCCAGATCGCCATAACCTCCGCCAACTTCGTGGCCACCAGTCCGGAGAAGGAGAACCTGGATGATGAGTGGGTAGAGATCACCAACAAAGGCTCTTCAGACGTGAACATGGCCGGATGGACTCTAGCCGATGCGCAGAACCACACCTATACCTTCCCCGACTTCGCCCTTGCTGCCGGGGCTAAAGTTGTCGTGCACACGGGCGAGGGAGACGACGATACAGAGAACCTCTTTTGGGACCGGAGCACATCCATCTGGAACAACAGCGGCGATCTGGCCGTCCTGTTGGATCCCGAGGGCAACATGGTCTCCCAGTACCCCGAGGACGAGGCCTGA
- a CDS encoding IMP cyclohydrolase, with product MYVGRIVVAGRAQGRSFVAYRVSSRSFPNRRAEVHDKSITVMPLDPADLARNPYISYNCIRVADDVAVVTNGTHTDMITERIEDGQSPGDSMALSLLAYGHERDELDTPRIAGAVRGNRAWLGIARKDELRVQQFRLDEDQALMVATYEKTNFEDVSMSAWDVAGIARKAYDLSFERPVCAAAALACSAEPNGGFILAAYNPD from the coding sequence ATGTATGTAGGCCGGATCGTGGTCGCAGGCCGTGCCCAGGGAAGGAGCTTTGTCGCCTACAGAGTCTCCTCCCGCTCTTTTCCCAACCGGAGGGCAGAGGTCCATGATAAATCGATAACAGTTATGCCTTTGGATCCTGCGGACCTGGCGCGGAACCCTTACATCTCCTACAACTGCATTCGGGTGGCAGATGATGTGGCAGTGGTCACCAATGGCACTCATACCGATATGATCACAGAGAGGATAGAGGACGGGCAGAGTCCGGGAGATTCCATGGCCTTGAGCCTGCTCGCTTACGGCCACGAGAGGGATGAGCTGGACACACCCCGCATCGCTGGGGCTGTGCGCGGGAACAGGGCATGGCTGGGGATCGCCAGGAAGGACGAGCTCCGGGTGCAGCAGTTCAGGTTGGATGAGGACCAGGCCTTAATGGTGGCGACATATGAGAAGACCAATTTCGAGGATGTCTCGATGTCGGCCTGGGATGTGGCCGGGATAGCCCGCAAAGCCTATGATCTCTCCTTTGAGAGGCCGGTCTGCGCGGCTGCTGCCCTGGCTTGCTCTGCTGAGCCTAATGGGGGATTTATTCTCGCGGCATATAATCCGGATTGA
- a CDS encoding pentapeptide repeat-containing protein: MPDDRIIPAEDVLEVIKSGKPAEFKNCTIEGDLSLKGMTIEPPVYFDQAVFRDSVDFDSTIFNGDVHFGHSEFHKDANFMRSKFNGHAYFGDSEFKDNANFIFSEFNGPASFMLSEFNGSAYFWGSKFNGDAGFINDRFYRDTYFSDVVFNKDASFPWKTKKNQMQEASYPPPSDDLFWSGLFTEISSSARKRAFFRLLSLIP; the protein is encoded by the coding sequence ATGCCTGATGATAGAATCATTCCGGCGGAAGATGTTTTAGAGGTCATCAAGTCTGGCAAGCCCGCGGAATTTAAAAATTGCACTATTGAAGGTGATTTGAGCCTCAAGGGAATGACGATTGAGCCGCCAGTCTATTTTGATCAGGCAGTCTTTCGGGATTCAGTAGATTTTGACTCAACCATCTTTAATGGAGATGTCCACTTCGGGCACTCGGAATTCCATAAAGATGCCAACTTCATGCGCTCAAAATTCAATGGCCATGCCTACTTCGGAGACTCAGAATTCAAAGATAATGCGAACTTCATTTTCTCTGAGTTCAACGGCCCTGCGAGCTTCATGCTCTCGGAATTCAACGGATCTGCCTACTTTTGGGGCTCGAAATTCAACGGCGATGCCGGATTCATTAATGATCGATTTTATAGAGATACCTACTTTAGCGATGTGGTGTTCAATAAAGATGCCAGTTTCCCATGGAAAACCAAAAAAAATCAAATGCAAGAGGCTAGCTATCCACCTCCATCAGATGACCTTTTCTGGTCGGGCTTGTTCACAGAAATATCTTCAAGCGCTCGCAAGAGAGCCTTCTTCCGGCTACTATCGCTCATTCCATAA
- a CDS encoding thiamine pyrophosphate-dependent enzyme, with amino-acid sequence MERSLLAPGHRACAGCAMPTTIRLVLDAAGPNTIVVSPTGCLEVVTTPFPESAWCVPWIHSLFENPAAVASGVEVMLKRRGQDTNVVVIGGDGSTFDIGMGSNSGMFERGHKVLYVCYDNEAYMNTGVQRSGSTPFCVHTTTTPSGSESMGNPRPKKDMPAIALAHGVPYVATASVAYPVDLRRKVKEALKANGPSYIQVNAPCITGWTFDAGTMIELARLAVETGLWPLTEYVDGKLVGVKKIRRPKPVEEYLRLQGRYKHLFKKPNGADMLKHIKALADGNIARYNLVD; translated from the coding sequence ATGGAAAGATCTTTGCTGGCACCGGGCCACCGGGCCTGTGCGGGATGCGCCATGCCCACCACCATCAGGCTGGTCTTGGATGCGGCCGGGCCGAATACCATTGTGGTCTCGCCCACCGGCTGCCTGGAGGTTGTCACCACCCCCTTCCCGGAGAGCGCCTGGTGCGTTCCCTGGATTCACTCCCTGTTCGAAAACCCAGCTGCAGTGGCCTCTGGCGTGGAGGTCATGCTCAAGCGCCGGGGCCAGGATACCAATGTTGTGGTGATAGGAGGAGACGGGAGCACATTCGATATCGGTATGGGCTCGAACTCCGGCATGTTCGAGCGCGGCCATAAGGTGCTTTATGTCTGCTATGACAACGAGGCTTATATGAACACCGGAGTGCAGCGCAGCGGCTCCACGCCCTTCTGCGTTCACACAACCACCACCCCATCAGGATCAGAATCGATGGGCAATCCCCGGCCCAAGAAGGATATGCCGGCCATCGCCCTGGCTCATGGTGTGCCCTATGTGGCTACCGCCTCAGTGGCCTATCCGGTGGACCTGAGAAGGAAGGTCAAGGAGGCTCTAAAGGCCAATGGACCATCCTATATCCAGGTCAACGCTCCCTGCATCACTGGCTGGACATTCGATGCTGGAACCATGATTGAGCTAGCTCGTCTCGCAGTGGAGACTGGCCTGTGGCCCCTCACGGAGTATGTCGATGGAAAGCTGGTGGGGGTGAAGAAGATCCGCCGACCCAAACCTGTCGAGGAGTATCTCCGCCTGCAGGGCCGCTACAAGCATCTCTTCAAGAAGCCCAATGGCGCGGATATGTTGAAGCATATCAAAGCACTGGCAGATGGAAACATCGCCAGGTATAATCTGGTTGATTGA
- a CDS encoding ABC transporter permease has translation MWIFEYRELIKILTISDLKVKYQSSVLGFAWSLLNPLLMMLVLYLVFSNVFNANQDNFALYLLIGIVSWRFMAIGSSAAMGAIVGKPSLVNKIYIPRQVLVTSVVLSNLISSILEFLVLVPLLIILGAGISPYILLFPFIHMIYFLIVYGISLILAALYVYYRDLNQIWDVLIQIGFFLSPIVYPLSTVPPKYLDYYMLNPMTALIQMYRDVLLYHQLPAPQDVAVTIAAGLFIMVVGTLVFKKLERRFAEEI, from the coding sequence ATGTGGATCTTTGAATATAGGGAGCTGATCAAGATTCTCACCATCAGCGACCTTAAGGTAAAATACCAGAGCTCCGTTTTGGGCTTTGCCTGGTCGCTCTTGAATCCGCTTCTTATGATGCTGGTCCTCTATCTGGTATTCAGTAATGTGTTCAATGCTAATCAGGACAATTTCGCTCTTTACCTGCTGATCGGCATCGTAAGCTGGCGATTCATGGCCATAGGAAGCTCAGCTGCCATGGGGGCTATCGTGGGCAAACCCAGCCTGGTGAACAAGATCTATATCCCACGCCAGGTTCTGGTGACGAGCGTGGTTCTGTCCAACCTGATAAGCTCAATTCTGGAGTTCCTGGTGCTTGTGCCCCTGCTCATTATCCTTGGCGCGGGAATCTCGCCTTATATCCTGCTCTTCCCTTTTATACATATGATTTATTTCCTTATCGTATATGGAATAAGCTTAATCCTGGCAGCTCTTTATGTCTATTACCGTGATCTTAACCAGATATGGGATGTGCTCATTCAGATCGGATTTTTCCTCTCGCCGATAGTCTATCCCCTCAGCACTGTGCCGCCGAAGTATCTGGACTATTATATGCTCAATCCCATGACCGCATTGATACAGATGTATAGGGATGTGCTGCTCTACCATCAACTGCCTGCACCGCAGGATGTGGCCGTAACAATTGCAGCTGGTCTGTTCATCATGGTTGTTGGCACTTTAGTCTTCAAGAAGCTGGAGCGTAGGTTTGCGGAGGAGATCTGA